The DNA sequence aactgacacgttttgatcactaaattgaaaataaaatcatttttcctacctttgctgtctggtgattgatttcatgagtctctggttgtgtttccttcagTCTGtgtttcctttctttcatttctttctttctgcactcatgcccaagaattgtccctttctattccctccctctttccttcctatgtccttagtgcccccggtgcttccttcccatgtccttagttcccccagtgcctccttcccatgtccttagtgcccccggtgcctccttcccatgtctttagtgcccccagtgcatccttcacatatccttagtgccccttcctgtctttagtgcccccagtgcctcattcccatgtccttagtacccccagtgcctccttcccatatccttagtgcccctttctgtctttagtgcccccagtgtctccttcccaaatccttagtgccccttcacagtggcgtacctagggtatgtggcacccggggcccatcattttttgacaccccccatgtaaaaaatattttttgtaataaccatgaaacgctataaatggtcagaatagaaacagggagtgaaaatattcttttattgcacctcatatatgtaaccattattccaaacataacataatataaattatgtctgaattgtcatgacatcagaagtacgtatggagtagttgcaggtgatgcttgggacagttctgattgtgttagttcggttttatgtgttttttgaatagaagggtttttatttcttttttgaaggttttgtagtctgtggtcgaggtcaataggttgtagagttgggggtcgagtgttgcagctcgaaaggctaggaggttgtcgaacagtttttttcttttgacgtttttggttgaagggtgtgtgaatggtgtgcgagttctcctatgtctggttgaggtggatttaattatttagctgaagaaattagttacacccccccccccattccacacacattaattctcttccatttttgttcccattataaaaaacactgataagttcccagaaaaaaaatacattaaaataagaagtgaaaccaaaggcccctacagatgagaacataacataagaatagcctaactgggtcagaccaatggtctatcatgcccagtagcccattctcatggtagccaatccaggtcactagtacctggtcaaaacccaaagagtagcaacattgcatgctacacttccccatgtcttaataacagactatggacttttcctccaggaatttgtccaaatctttcttaaaatcagctaagctatctgcttttaccataacttctggccacttcatttttaagcttagatctttccttccaaacagagaccttactAGATGTCAAATAtagcacaagggaacttcacacggacttagctgtgcaggaaatgtgaatctcctcatacatccacctatagtgcaaaaatgtgcaaaggtctgtttttttctttcgatcactacataacctaatgccacacaagcagcactgttacaaaaggtcaatgctaaggttaacaaagtttccttccttggaccacaaggagatactgacaaaccactggaagagatcccaaaacaactacctaggcacaatacccaaagacccactcagtgtgtgaaccagttgagtggagtggactaactggggggtggaaatgggcccggagtttgctcaggagaatttcccagaccacctcttcctttcaacacattgacacactccaccaccaccaccaccaccaccactaggaacacctcaccgggtaggccagcaatgcttataaactttataaaacacattattatattttttataaagcacatattttaactgaactctctgacatcctcagcctttccattcacaaaaatagaaggaagaaaagttcccatatcctgctgtctcatgtccccggcctatacaatatttttcttctgcagacccttcaaaagtctgaccaaatcctcatttcacttgcattataaagtactgacaatgccatctctccccaatcccaggtcctaaagtctgagacagtagcgcaaactgcccgattcaggaagaaaaattttgattcagcctatttaattggtttttcgattcgattttcctgcccagttgggtgatttttttcaaaaatcctgatgggttttatagctttttcaccccctttggcttctcctaaccacactggcactgtggtgtaaataaaataaagaaacaaaaaggacttttcctctctctgttaaatcctagctcacgtttgtggtctaacaccagctctggcaggatacacatttcaaatctgacatattgtaatcacaaaacagaaaataaaattaatttttctaccttttgttgtctggttattttccaaatcttgttggtcccaggctctggttgtcttctgataacttgcttgtcagggtctcctttcttcattctaaccatccatctgccatctctgtcctccctttccatttcccttccctctccaggaagtctggtatctttcctttttttcatctccctccacagatccaccttttcttaactaccctttcatccggcaactctccctccttccccaccaccccagggcccaccatctctccctttctttttcccaattacccaactatccagtatctctatccctcatccaaaccatcccttgtgtccaatttatctccctttctgttccttccctccctaaatcccatggtccatcatctctctccctctcctctattttcagacccattatttcttcccccccaaagtctggcatatgcacgtctctttgaacacccccttccctcagtgtacttctacaccagggtcccccccaaaggcctgcccccccttgaaggcctgcccctcccttgaaggcctgcaccccccccgaagacctgcaccccccaaaggcctgcaccaccttgaaggcctgtccccccccttgaaggcctgtcccacccccttgtaggcctgtccccccttaaaggcctgcctgcctgtccctcccccaaAAGCCtatctccccccatgaaggcatgtccccctctttaaggcctgcatttccccctgaaggccttcccaccccttgaaggcctgcaccccccttgaaggcctgcaatcCTCCGAAGGCTgtacccccccagaaggcctgcaccccccccgaaagcctgcacccccttgaaggcctgtctcctccttgaaggcctgcctgcctgtcccccccttgaaggcctgcctgcctgtcccccccccacgAAAggcagtctcccccatgaaggcttgtccccccccattaaggcctgcatctccccctgaaggcctgcctgcccaccccaccccgaaggaccgctcgccccccctcccaccccccacccagacgtccggttcttcccctctggcctccctgcaccatttagagtagaagcagcctgcagcaagatcgtgatgtcagcgatcttgagctgcttgtgctgtcctccgccgcagacccgcccccctcctctgacgtcagtggagggggcgggaccgcggcggaggacagcacgaagcagcgcaagatcgctgatttcgcgatcttgctgcaggctgcttctactctaaatggtgcggggaggccagaggggaagaaccagatgtcgggggggggggggaactgacgccggagcaccccctcagggctcgcactcggggcggaccgctcccccccccgcccccccccccttagtacgccactgccccttcctgtctttagtgcccccagtgcatccttcccatgtctttagtgcccccagtgcctccttctcatgtccttagtgcttcttcctgtctttagtgcccccagtgcctccttcccatatccttagtgccccttcctgtctttcgtgcccctagtgcctccttcctatgtccctctcactgccttccacactttgtcccacccccactcccgaagcctgcctgcctgtctacctctcttcctccctccctagccatagccagcctgctgcctccctgccgctcaaaaaaaaaagcctccctccttttcccctgctcttaccgccatgctgcagctgctaaagccgacaggaagtctttccgacgtcaattctgaagttggagaggacgttctggccagccagacagcgattggctggcccagaatgtcctttcCGACATCAGCATTGACGTCGGAAaaacttcctgttggctttagcaactgcacatggcggtaagagcaggggaaaaggagggaggctttttttttttgcgcctgtCCCTTGCTGCGATCGAACAGGTGGGGACCGcgtgatccttgattgcctcactgcggagacgtccattcaccgctccacggggcggtgaatggccttgtccccgtctacgcagaggccactatttttttcttccccgtttcggcaggttacctgcggctactTGTGGCTAGCCGCGTGTAACAACCACCGTACCATTCtctactaaaaacctctagcacagcttgataaaaggggccctatgttaGTAAAATACCATCTTCATGGTATGTTCATTTCTTAACTTCaaaaagtggggttttttttttttttaaatttaaagtgatTTATCTGAATTTTACACAAATGATTTTCCACTACTAGGTTTAAGGGTGTCATCAAATTGTTGTAACCACCATCACAAGGATACaattacaaggggccgctgaaatgttctcagcccaaccaagaagagcatGATGAGTGGAGCCATGAAAAcgacaagttattccacacttttcttgaccctTGAAAGAAAAAGAgtcaagaaaaatatggaataacttgtaagtctcatagctccacatcattctcttggttggactgagaacctaTTACGTGAGGGATGTATGATTTGTTTAAAAACTAAGCATTTCTCTGCACACTAAAACAGCTTTAAGCACATATATAGTTAGCAAATGCCTCTACCTTTTCAAGTTGTGGAAAAAGGGAGCTTTTTTTATAGTGTAAATACAAAGATCATTTAATTAATAAAGTATTTTTCATTAAACTGGATCTTGAGAGTCTAGTGAAAtttctatatgagaaaattcagTAGGTAAATTGTCTCAGGTTACCTGTACAGTGTTTGTTCTTTTAACGCTGGGAtcgattgggtttttttttttttttggtgcttaCACCTAACTCTTGGAACCTCCTCTTGCAAAAACGTAGCTGCAGACAGGTCAGGAAGAGAAGGATGAAAAAGACAGATTGCCTCTTGGTGGTGCctcattggtgagaccccacctctTCTTTTGGATGTTCCCTCCCCTCTCACTGCTcagatagaaagagaaagaaagctgAGGCACACCCTGCCCTAGCCCCTGGCTGCGAGGATCAGTGGATGAGGCAGCAATAAAGACAAGACTGCGAGCCCTTCTCTGGCACCTGTTGCCAGAAGCACCTGGAGACCTGGTGGGGCTGCTGGTAAAGAGTATGAACCCAAGTGACCTGGCAGCCCATCGGCAGACATCTCCCGCCTCAAGCCCCCATCAGCCTCAGCCAAAGAGTGCCTCGGAAGCCACCGAAATGGCAGTCTACTGTGACAACTTCAGCATGTATCATCAGCAAAACCTGCACTCTGCCCAGAGACCTGCTAACTACGGACTAGGAGAATTCGCCCCACCAGCAAACCCTTACCTGTGGCTCAACGGGCCGGGAGTCAACAGCTCTTCCACTTACCTGCATGGCAATAACtcagcatccttcctgcctccttctTATGGATCTCAGCGTCAGTTTCTGCCTAATTCCTCAGGGTTTGGAGGGACTGATCTGGGCTGGTTGTCTATAGCCAGCCAGGAAGAGCTTCTAAAGCTTGTGAGGCCTCCTTATTCCTATTCTGCCCTGATAGCCATGGCTATTCAAAACGCGCCCGAGAAAAAACTGACCTTGAGTCAGATTTACCAGTATGTGGCTGACAATTTCCCTTTCTACAAGAAAAGCAAAGCTGGCTGGCAGAATTCAATCCGGCACAACCTGTCCCTCAATGACTGCTTCAAGAAAGTGCCCAGAGACGAGGACGATCCAGGTAAGACCTCAACAACAAAACTTTGGGAATCTATGTTACTGAAGCAGAAGAAGGGGATAGAGCCATAAGTGACTTTTATAGAACTGTTAGTAGGTCATATTAGGCATATATTCAGGTTTAAGGCTTGGAAGAAGCAAGCTCCAATTTTCAAATTTTGCACTAATTCAAACTAATTCTATGTGTGAATATTTTCCAGAAAAATATTGTAAGAAATCGCAAATGCATGCTAAAATGGAGTTGTCCAGTTAAGCTTAAATTTTAACTGATGTCTTCTGCTGTGATTTCtaatattttttttccactttccagAATTGCTAAATATGAAGGCAAGCCAGAAAAGCCTGATCCCCATTCAGAAATAACAATGGTTTCGGAGATGAGGTGGGGGATGTGAGAACAGATAGAAAGGGGATGGGGCATGATATGTCaccttctgtggttacaatcaaagcagtttacatattatatataggcACTAATTTTGCGCTAAGGGGGTCCTTTCACTTAACTGTAGTAAGTGCTAGCGCAGCTCACCACACATTAAAAAGGCTTTCTGCAGGACATCCTGCAGTAAAATGGCCAATGTGCATGAACACACTGCTCacgaaaaaacatattttaaattttcctggtAGGGGGCAGAGAATGGGTGTGTGAcaacactaatcagttagcacatgagGCATTGTACAAAATGGAAGTCAGTAGGGTAAGgccactatgggctagattcactaagcccaccgactaacttccgaccacttagcgacccctttacgacccgatttctctccgacccgattcactaacctctgtcccgatcatcctccgatccgtgcatgcaaatgagggggaacggcattcaaatgcaggcaggaaacaattaactgaaataaaaaagcaacaccgactgggctggccgatccaaaaataagcgactgctgaggaccagtcgctgaggtcctttccgactgccctgccttctgccgccctgctctctgccctgcttctctgctctcagccccgatctcctgctgtctcctgcctcccccgaatctcctgcctgtcctgaatctctcctgctgccttgctctcgccccaaatctctcctgcccttccccgcactacgagcctgtggttttaacccacgggtttaaagtgggttaaaaccacgggctcgcgaagaaaaaaagaaacaaaagtaaaGTTTTTAAAAGGTTTTTTCAAAGGTTGTTGCtcttaagcatgcacagaccaaatacagatagtctgcgcatgcatcgggatcgctagagagcgatcctgacaGTCGGATGGGGGTgtgattccaatcgccctcatttgcatgagtcaatttctgaatcagcccccccccggacacggattggatcggatccgtgccttttgtgaatctagccctaagggggGAAACTCTTAAGGGTTTTTTAATGGCCTTGTGAAGTCAACGGTGAAGTCAAACCCTTGGCCCccttattctaaaaaaaaaagccgAGTTCCTAAATTTATGCTCCTAAATATGTGACCTAGTTTCAGTCAAACGTAGGACATGGGAAATTATTAAGAGTAACAAGGTAAGTGTTTTTAAGTGGCCACATGCAAATGGCAAAATTAACACGTGGCCATTCAGAAAATGAGAAAAACAGCCATTTTCTGTCTGCAGCACTAGATCTTTCCCATGCACAAGCggccttagtgcatgggaaagatCTAGTGCATGGGGCAAGCTAAGGCCACGTTTGCtgtggctttagtaaaagagcccctaagtggcttgcccagagtcaaaaagagcttcagtgggaattgaaccaagTTTGCCAGCCTCTGTACTAATCATTAGGCTAAGAAAGTCACAGAAATTAACCAGTTAGAATTTGTAATTTTTACGGAAATATACTATTAAGAATTTGTaagattttttttcactcttaATGAAGCAATATGCAATATGCCATCTGATAATTTTCAGGttcactattaaaaaaaaaaagcataaaagaaTGAAAACATGGTGTGAGATGTGGCTATATTTTGTTTTGAAATGCTTatttttattaagaacataagaagttgcctccactgggtcagaccagaggtccaccgcgcccagcggtccgctcccgcggaggcccaccaggtccatgtcctgtgaagtggttcctgaccatttctataacctacctctgcttctatctgtacccctcaatccccttattccAGTGTCAAGCGTTATTGGATCTGCATGCCAGAGATTAATATTAATTGGATCATGTTAATGTTTGCAGTTAGGGAATATTTCAGAATGATTTGGAGAAgggatgaaaactggaaatgaGGAAGTACCTTGAAAGAAATTAAGGTTAGGAGTATGTCCAAAGCAGGTATCTAACATTATTAAAGCAACAGTCTGGAAGATGAAATTGGTAAGACAGGTGCAGCTTTTTTAAGATACACAAATCTTTGCAGATGGTTATATATGATCTTTTGTTAAGTTTGCCTGATTACTGTAATGTACTATATTTAGGGATGCCAGGGAAACTGCTTAAACAGCTGCAAAATATGGAAGCTAGATTTATGCACGAAAAGTAAATAAGAAAGTGCTTATCTTATTGTTAAAAAACTTTATTGGTTACCCTGTCAGGGAATgttgtttgtttaattttatcTTATTTTGACATTCAAAGTGCTTTATTTTCAGATACCCTCCTATTTATTATAAGGGATCCATCAACATAAACCCTCTCCTATGCTCAAATCATTGACTCAAAACTTCTTAGAAATTCCAGGCTTGAATTTCTGCCCTAGAGTAAATCATAGGTATAAAGCTTTTAGAGTGTTGGGCCCTGGTTTTTGGAATAAATTACCTATAGAATTGCAGAATAGGACAACATTGCCTTCCTATGGAAggactgaaaacatttctttttttaaacatgcaggTTTGCGTTGTATTGGTACTGTAGTTTGTAGATGTAAAGGTATCATGTCTTTGTTTTCAATTTTCCCTCTCCTTTTACGaacgcgtagcatgggttttagcgccggcagtggcggtaactttTCCGaccttcataggaattctatgagcgtcggagcagttaccgccgctgccgtgTTAGAACCCGTGCTACGCGTTTGTTAAAAGAGGGGTTTATTCtattttggtttgtttggtttggtttggtttaggAGTAAACTACTTTGATGGACTGGTCCATAAAAATGGTATAAAGCTTGATGAAGAGGAGGATGATGATGATAAATAAATGCTAGCTAAAGGCAATGTTAGTAATGCACAATTTAAGAGAGTGGGGAAGATAGAACAGATGACAGTGCCGCATAGAAAGTGATTACAGTTATAATTTGTACTTTTTATGGAAATATACTATGAAGAACTTTGTAAGATATTTTTCATTCTTAATAAAATAATTTGCAATATTTCTCTAATTACTGATTTGAGAATTAGGGATAGGGTTGAATATGAAGAAGTaccttatattttatatttattaagtGTAATTATTTTTATGATGTCATTGTCTTGTAATTTTTATAGTAATGCTACtgaaattgggtttttttttttttttttactatagtaTTAACATTTGTCATAGCAGTATATCAAGGTCAATAAAGTCAATCCATTCTAATTATTTTCATGTTCACTATTTACAAGACGAATAATATATTAAAGACGTAGTGAAAGACGTGACTGAGTTTTACTTTGTAATGcttatttttactttattaaaCCCCCCTTTACTGGCTAGCACCCTGAATGCTCTTGAGCATTGGAAGCAGCGTAccaacctgcgctaaaaaccacttttgcggttttgtaaatgggggtaAACAATTTCCGTGTAACACACATTGGATCAGTGTGCCATTGGTTAATATAATTGAATAGTAGTTATGATAAGAGCTGTATAAAGGCAATGT is a window from the Geotrypetes seraphini chromosome 1, aGeoSer1.1, whole genome shotgun sequence genome containing:
- the LOC117354793 gene encoding forkhead box protein I1c-like; translation: MNPSDLAAHRQTSPASSPHQPQPKSASEATEMAVYCDNFSMYHQQNLHSAQRPANYGLGEFAPPANPYLWLNGPGVNSSSTYLHGNNSASFLPPSYGSQRQFLPNSSGFGGTDLGWLSIASQEELLKLVRPPYSYSALIAMAIQNAPEKKLTLSQIYQYVADNFPFYKKSKAGWQNSIRHNLSLNDCFKKVPRDEDDPGKGNYWTLDPNCEKMFDNGNFRRKRKRRSESNPTGAIGSKAEEGQSITGGKTADSPSMVVPSSPELEAPAEDRKSTSSPGISSTPCLNNFFSNMTSLGPSSVNRQMSLGLMNELTQRNISGLNTFSSSVHAESSSELVDSSLHFNRASYYNSFPGANQSSQYNTHFYNSFSVNSLIYPREGTEV